A window of the Candidatus Nitrosotalea okcheonensis genome harbors these coding sequences:
- a CDS encoding methyltransferase domain-containing protein, producing MKIEEYLSSLPRSIMNGDDVELSDDTLREIFRFAEMTKDDIFYHLGCGNSNSIAIASQEFRVERSIGIDNNEEKISQGKKLLAEKHITNGSLRYQDIIDADISDASVILFWFSDEKTIEKMISKFQSLRPGCKIITIWGPLTGCMPNKVDFPYILNVTPFKKAESLREQMLVIFDTDCIDFSVAWEYADRYSKAISSRNFENDRFLTILQTLVIWINAKNLGIACGEDIPEPVKSYIGILKTFFNIEVEHLLDH from the coding sequence ATGAAAATCGAAGAGTACCTATCATCTCTCCCAAGATCCATAATGAATGGAGATGATGTTGAATTATCAGATGATACACTAAGAGAGATATTCAGATTTGCGGAAATGACGAAAGACGATATTTTTTATCATTTAGGATGTGGAAATAGCAACAGTATTGCAATTGCTTCACAAGAATTCAGAGTAGAGAGATCCATCGGTATAGACAACAACGAGGAAAAAATATCGCAAGGAAAAAAACTACTTGCAGAGAAGCATATCACAAATGGGTCACTTAGGTATCAGGATATCATAGATGCCGATATTAGTGATGCCAGTGTGATACTTTTTTGGTTTTCAGATGAAAAAACAATTGAAAAAATGATTTCAAAGTTTCAAAGTCTAAGACCCGGATGCAAAATAATAACCATATGGGGGCCTCTTACTGGATGCATGCCAAACAAAGTAGACTTTCCATACATCCTAAATGTAACACCATTCAAGAAGGCAGAATCACTGCGAGAGCAGATGCTTGTCATATTTGATACAGATTGTATTGATTTTTCTGTTGCGTGGGAATATGCTGACAGGTATTCCAAAGCTATTAGTTCAAGAAATTTTGAAAATGATAGATTTCTGACAATACTTCAGACCCTTGTAATATGGATAAATGCAAAAAATCTTGGAATTGCATGTGGTGAAGACATTCCAGAACCCGTAAAGAGCTATATAGGAATTCTCAAGACTTTTTTCAACATAGAAGTTGAACATTTGCTTGACCACTAG
- a CDS encoding UPF0147 family protein, whose translation MNGTMVEKKDPNIDTLNMAINTLAEIASNPSTPRNIKKDLTDLVVNLKKQDYPVSVRAANAISLLDDISQDPNMPSYVRVTLWQAVSALERIRE comes from the coding sequence TTGAATGGTACAATGGTCGAGAAAAAGGATCCAAATATTGACACTTTAAACATGGCCATCAATACGCTAGCTGAAATTGCATCAAATCCTTCCACTCCAAGAAACATCAAGAAAGATTTGACTGACCTTGTTGTAAACTTGAAAAAACAAGATTATCCCGTTTCTGTGAGGGCTGCAAACGCCATAAGCCTTCTTGATGACATATCCCAAGACCCCAACATGCCATCATATGTAAGAGTTACACTATGGCAAGCAGTTTCTGCCCTTGAGAGAATAAGAGAATAA
- a CDS encoding RNA-guided endonuclease InsQ/TnpB family protein: MKVRKTIKQSFNPNTEIHSMMETFKDMVNHCIRIGLENNASTLKNSLDAFIQPVKGIQHTVILQTYCNITGNRRLAQMKMSIKRGIKTKSPFITKPYLVSCYGFKINYMLLSIPTGNRQVILVKLNDHTISKLAEDGIKPKSFTITPESLCISVEKDVEEIKPESVIGIDRNLRNITISTQSGTVMYKTNKLLSIKENTSHVISSFKRFDVRVKRHFQQRLGNRRSRRIQQYLHKISKDIVQRAVNTKSILILEDLKGIRKLYRKGNGQGKKYRRKLNSWSFYELQRQITYKAEWEGIPVGFVDPKRTSQLCPICGKRLQEDRLQLRKLLCINCKRTMDRDVIASMNIAYKGWSRFCHPRGLSEEAVNGNLENFRPVISCKLMEAS; this comes from the coding sequence GTGAAAGTAAGAAAGACAATAAAACAGTCATTCAATCCCAATACTGAAATCCACTCCATGATGGAAACATTCAAGGACATGGTAAACCATTGCATCAGAATCGGTCTTGAAAACAATGCCTCAACATTAAAAAACTCTCTCGATGCTTTCATACAACCAGTTAAAGGAATACAACATACCGTCATATTACAAACTTACTGCAATATCACAGGCAACAGGAGGCTTGCACAGATGAAGATGTCAATCAAGCGCGGTATAAAGACAAAATCGCCATTCATAACAAAACCATATCTTGTGTCATGCTATGGATTCAAGATAAACTACATGCTCTTGTCCATACCAACAGGAAACAGACAGGTGATCTTGGTCAAACTAAATGATCATACAATATCAAAACTTGCAGAAGATGGTATAAAGCCAAAATCTTTCACTATTACACCAGAGTCACTATGCATCTCAGTTGAAAAAGATGTGGAAGAAATCAAACCAGAATCAGTGATAGGGATAGACAGGAATCTCAGAAATATTACAATATCAACTCAAAGTGGAACAGTAATGTACAAGACCAACAAACTACTTTCAATAAAGGAAAATACATCACATGTCATATCATCCTTCAAAAGGTTTGATGTAAGAGTAAAGAGACATTTCCAGCAGAGATTAGGCAATAGAAGGTCAAGACGGATACAACAATACCTGCACAAAATATCAAAAGACATTGTTCAAAGAGCAGTAAACACAAAATCAATCCTCATACTAGAAGATCTAAAAGGAATCCGTAAACTATACAGAAAGGGAAATGGTCAGGGGAAAAAGTATCGCAGAAAATTAAATTCATGGTCGTTCTACGAACTGCAAAGGCAGATTACATACAAAGCAGAATGGGAAGGGATTCCTGTTGGATTCGTAGATCCTAAACGCACAAGCCAACTCTGTCCAATATGCGGAAAGAGACTCCAAGAGGACAGGTTACAACTTCGTAAATTATTGTGCATTAATTGTAAGAGAACGATGGACAGGGATGTAATTGCATCCATGAACATTGCTTACAAGGGGTGGAGTAGGTTTTGCCATCCTAGAGGGCTTTCAGAAGAAGCAGTGAACGGGAATCTGGAAAACTTTCGGCCAGTAATATCCTGCAAGTTGATGGAAGCAAGTTGA
- a CDS encoding Rieske (2Fe-2S) protein, translated as MGKIIVGKVSDFVPGKIQKVTIDGKDVIVANIDGEYHAVNDTCTHAGASLSEGSLEGSIITCGWHGAKFDCKTGKLSAFPVKIKDLNSYKVIVESENIFVEV; from the coding sequence ATGGGAAAAATAATTGTTGGTAAGGTAAGCGACTTTGTTCCCGGCAAAATACAGAAAGTTACAATAGACGGTAAAGATGTTATTGTTGCCAACATAGATGGAGAATACCATGCAGTCAACGATACATGTACACATGCAGGAGCAAGTCTTTCTGAAGGAAGTTTGGAGGGATCAATAATAACATGTGGTTGGCATGGAGCAAAATTCGATTGTAAAACAGGTAAGCTTTCTGCCTTTCCTGTCAAAATAAAAGACTTGAATTCGTATAAAGTAATAGTAGAATCAGAAAATATCTTTGTTGAAGTATAG
- a CDS encoding fumarylacetoacetate hydrolase family protein yields the protein MKIARLLRQNMETYAFVNGEKVLTRESMTSQTGIPIPQSIKDFLFDGWYDEIKSNVKNMSYNENLSDFKFLPPIPNPSKIICLAFNYKDHAKEQNLIPPDEPAIVIKPRTTLNGATSDIVCPSFVSKLDYEIELAVIIGKDCKNISEKEAKDAVFGYMILNDASARDIQAKDKQFTRAKGFDTFAPCGPWITSADEIPEPQNLKMTTKVNGDVRQNSSTSNMHLKVYSIVSLLSKAMTLEKGDIISTGTPAGVMLNKPDAIFLKDGDKIEMEIENLGKIQNTVRFV from the coding sequence ATGAAAATTGCACGATTGCTTAGACAAAATATGGAAACATATGCTTTTGTTAACGGAGAAAAGGTTTTGACAAGAGAGAGCATGACATCTCAGACCGGAATTCCCATACCTCAGAGCATCAAAGATTTCTTGTTTGATGGGTGGTATGATGAAATAAAAAGCAATGTAAAAAATATGAGCTATAATGAAAATTTATCGGATTTCAAGTTTCTCCCGCCCATTCCAAATCCATCCAAGATAATTTGTTTAGCTTTTAATTACAAGGATCATGCAAAAGAGCAAAACTTGATCCCACCGGATGAGCCAGCAATAGTAATAAAGCCCAGAACAACTCTCAATGGAGCTACATCCGACATAGTCTGTCCATCATTTGTCTCAAAGCTTGATTACGAAATTGAACTTGCGGTAATAATTGGCAAAGATTGCAAGAACATATCAGAAAAAGAGGCAAAGGATGCAGTTTTTGGATATATGATCTTAAACGATGCTTCTGCACGAGACATACAAGCCAAGGATAAACAATTCACTAGAGCAAAAGGCTTTGACACTTTTGCACCCTGCGGTCCTTGGATAACGTCTGCGGATGAAATACCAGAACCGCAAAATCTCAAAATGACAACCAAGGTAAATGGGGATGTTAGACAAAACTCTTCGACGTCAAACATGCACCTAAAAGTATATTCTATTGTATCATTGCTAAGTAAAGCAATGACCTTAGAAAAAGGAGACATCATATCTACTGGAACACCAGCTGGAGTCATGCTAAACAAGCCAGATGCCATATTCTTGAAGGATGGGGACAAGATAGAGATGGAAATAGAAAATCTAGGCAAAATACAAAACACAGTAAGATTTGTTTAA
- a CDS encoding glutamate--tRNA ligase codes for MDDELKSVIRGIALLNASEHDGKTRNDSIISKVIGIKPELRSRIKDVIPLILQAVDDVNKLSVESQKEELARKYAELLIVKPKQERIGLPPLEGAEQGNVITRFPPEPNGYPHIGHAKASIIDEEYAKMYGGKLILRFDDTNPEKERLEYYAAIKVGLDWLGVKYDLVKNTSDDMEIIYKKAKELIDLGDAYVCTCNKDTISKNRREMLPCKCRAGNLDQNNTRWNKMFDKFKPGEAIVRFRGDMSSENTVMRDPTLLRIIDEPHPIHRDKYRVWPNYDFAVAIEDSIDGITHAFRTKEYELRTELYYALLDKLNMRKPKMLEFSRLEFEGMPVSKRVLKPLVEEGKVSGFDDPRLPTLEGLRRRGIVPEAIRKFVLSLGFTKSDTMPPFETLESINRTIIDPKSVRLFIVFNPVKLTVTNNNLTEIEISNHPQNDMGKRRVEIDGSFYIPDNDAKTLKTGDEIRLLELYNIRITKMSPEIEGEITDTSYKPNIPKIQWISRKNPVNMEVLMSDVLFVNDQFNENSLQIKQAITEQYYLELNVGAEIQFVRFGYCRKDSANQAIYTHK; via the coding sequence TTGGATGACGAATTAAAAAGCGTAATTCGTGGAATTGCCCTTTTGAATGCGTCAGAACATGATGGAAAAACTAGAAATGATTCAATCATATCCAAAGTAATTGGAATCAAGCCAGAACTTCGTTCCAGAATCAAAGATGTCATTCCACTTATTTTACAGGCAGTAGATGATGTTAACAAATTATCAGTGGAATCACAAAAAGAAGAGCTTGCTAGAAAATATGCAGAACTCTTGATAGTAAAACCAAAACAAGAGAGAATCGGTCTTCCACCCCTTGAAGGAGCAGAACAAGGAAATGTAATCACGCGTTTCCCCCCAGAACCTAATGGCTATCCCCACATTGGTCATGCAAAGGCATCGATAATAGATGAAGAATATGCAAAGATGTATGGAGGAAAGCTCATTTTAAGATTTGATGATACAAATCCGGAAAAAGAACGTTTAGAATATTATGCTGCAATAAAAGTTGGCCTAGACTGGCTGGGTGTAAAATATGATCTTGTAAAAAATACCTCGGATGACATGGAGATAATCTACAAGAAAGCCAAGGAACTCATTGATTTAGGTGATGCATATGTATGCACGTGCAACAAGGATACAATTAGTAAGAATAGAAGAGAGATGTTACCTTGCAAGTGCAGAGCAGGAAATCTTGATCAAAACAATACTCGCTGGAATAAGATGTTTGACAAATTCAAACCTGGCGAAGCCATAGTGAGATTTCGAGGAGACATGAGTTCAGAGAATACGGTCATGCGAGATCCAACCTTGCTTAGAATAATAGATGAACCGCATCCAATCCACAGAGACAAATACAGAGTTTGGCCAAACTATGACTTTGCAGTTGCCATTGAAGACAGCATTGATGGAATCACTCATGCGTTTAGAACCAAAGAATATGAATTACGTACTGAACTCTATTATGCGCTTTTGGATAAACTAAACATGCGTAAACCAAAGATGTTAGAGTTTTCAAGATTGGAGTTTGAAGGAATGCCGGTCTCCAAGAGAGTACTAAAACCTCTAGTGGAAGAAGGAAAAGTATCAGGGTTTGACGATCCCAGGCTTCCGACCCTTGAAGGATTACGTAGAAGAGGCATAGTCCCAGAAGCTATTCGAAAATTTGTTCTTTCTCTTGGCTTTACCAAATCTGATACCATGCCACCATTTGAAACGCTAGAATCAATTAATCGAACAATAATTGATCCAAAAAGTGTAAGACTATTCATTGTTTTTAACCCAGTAAAATTAACAGTGACTAACAACAATCTTACTGAAATTGAAATTTCAAATCATCCACAAAACGACATGGGTAAAAGACGAGTTGAGATAGATGGAAGTTTCTACATACCTGATAATGACGCCAAGACATTGAAGACGGGTGACGAGATAAGATTGTTGGAGCTGTACAACATAAGAATAACAAAAATGAGTCCAGAGATAGAAGGAGAGATTACTGATACCAGTTACAAACCGAATATTCCTAAAATTCAATGGATTTCAAGAAAGAATCCAGTAAACATGGAGGTTTTGATGTCAGACGTATTATTCGTAAATGATCAGTTTAATGAAAACAGTTTACAAATCAAGCAAGCTATAACAGAACAGTACTACTTAGAGTTAAATGTGGGAGCAGAAATCCAGTTCGTAAGATTCGGATATTGCAGAAAAGATTCTGCAAATCAAGCGATATATACACACAAGTGA
- a CDS encoding polyprenyl synthetase family protein, which yields MNLEKLAETVSKIDSFLSSRLSGEPKDLYQAASYLIDHGGKRLRPYMVIKSCQILGGTMKQSIPAAAAVEMVHNFTLVHDDIMDNDEVRHGVPTVHVRFGMPIGILAGDLLFSRAFETISKPYLHKSGNVGLNLVATLAKACTDVCEGQALDISMAKSSKIPSEDQYIKMIEKKTSSLFVASCAMGAISANKDFADVTRLSTFGRNLGIAFQIIDDLIGVTGNPKITKKPVGNDIREGKKSLPILMAIKKASSQEKKIILNAFGNSSVSKSEVERAISTISSLGIEDTIKQKAMYHSNAAMKSILIYDGSAKNELLSLLDFVVERSL from the coding sequence ATGAATCTGGAGAAACTTGCAGAGACAGTATCAAAGATAGACTCGTTTCTCTCATCCAGACTTTCTGGAGAACCCAAGGATTTGTACCAAGCAGCAAGTTATTTGATTGATCATGGAGGAAAGAGATTAAGGCCATACATGGTAATAAAGAGCTGCCAGATTTTGGGTGGAACTATGAAGCAGTCAATACCTGCAGCGGCCGCAGTTGAAATGGTACACAATTTTACATTGGTACATGACGATATCATGGACAATGATGAAGTAAGGCATGGTGTACCTACAGTACATGTAAGATTTGGAATGCCCATTGGCATTCTTGCGGGAGATTTGTTGTTTTCAAGGGCATTTGAAACCATTTCAAAGCCTTACCTTCACAAGTCAGGAAATGTAGGTTTGAATCTTGTCGCCACATTGGCAAAGGCTTGTACTGATGTGTGCGAAGGACAAGCATTAGACATCAGCATGGCAAAATCAAGTAAGATACCAAGTGAAGATCAATATATAAAAATGATCGAGAAAAAAACATCGTCATTATTTGTGGCATCTTGTGCGATGGGAGCAATATCAGCAAACAAAGATTTTGCAGATGTGACAAGACTATCTACATTTGGAAGAAATCTGGGAATTGCTTTTCAGATAATTGATGATCTAATTGGGGTTACAGGGAATCCAAAGATTACAAAAAAACCTGTTGGTAACGACATCAGAGAAGGAAAGAAATCACTGCCAATTTTGATGGCAATCAAAAAAGCAAGCAGTCAAGAAAAAAAGATAATCCTTAACGCATTTGGCAATTCATCTGTCTCAAAAAGTGAAGTGGAGAGAGCCATTTCCACTATTTCTTCCCTTGGAATAGAGGATACGATAAAACAAAAGGCAATGTATCACTCCAATGCAGCCATGAAATCAATATTAATATACGATGGATCTGCAAAAAATGAATTACTTTCTTTGCTTGATTTTGTGGTAGAGAGGAGTCTTTAG
- the idi gene encoding isopentenyl-diphosphate Delta-isomerase, with amino-acid sequence MEYLILVNSNDNQIGTEEKVKCHLPDGKLHRAFTIFLFNREGKLLLTQRSMSKMLWPGDWDGTVASHPRQSEDYISSAERRLPEELGVTCKLDYLYKFEYHVPYKDIGSENEVCGTLIGILDDPSKIKIVEDEISDIRWVTPEQALSEIKKTPQIFCPWMLVALYFISESSHNISNAHKDILKMWNKDKIKSQLEESLKHHFPDHRWELKKE; translated from the coding sequence ATGGAGTATCTCATTCTTGTGAATAGCAACGATAATCAAATAGGAACTGAAGAAAAAGTAAAATGTCATTTACCGGACGGAAAACTACACAGAGCGTTTACCATATTTTTGTTCAATAGAGAAGGAAAACTTTTGCTCACACAGAGAAGTATGAGCAAGATGCTCTGGCCAGGAGATTGGGATGGGACCGTAGCTAGTCATCCAAGACAGTCAGAGGACTACATCTCATCTGCAGAAAGAAGACTGCCAGAAGAATTGGGCGTGACGTGCAAATTAGATTACTTGTATAAATTTGAATATCACGTACCTTACAAAGACATTGGATCAGAAAACGAAGTTTGTGGAACTTTAATTGGAATATTGGATGATCCTTCAAAAATAAAGATTGTAGAAGATGAAATTTCAGATATCAGATGGGTAACACCAGAACAGGCATTATCAGAGATTAAAAAAACACCACAAATTTTCTGTCCGTGGATGCTAGTTGCATTATATTTCATATCAGAGTCAAGTCACAACATAAGCAACGCACACAAAGACATTCTCAAGATGTGGAATAAAGACAAAATCAAGAGTCAACTAGAGGAATCGTTAAAGCATCATTTTCCAGATCACAGGTGGGAGCTAAAAAAAGAATGA
- a CDS encoding isopentenyl phosphate kinase, giving the protein MILIKLGGSIITNKEKPLTSNRNSIRRIATSLKNVNEPLVIVHGGGSFGHYWSVKYDMHTRPERHQAKGVSVVKNSMIELNSIVLESFLQSGLKPYCLPPSDFMIGDRPLVNKVREIPKIAKTGLMPISYGDVMWYGKNKFYILSGDRIMGILSKLLHPRLAIFVTNVDGVYLDMKSKKLLKEITTEKPVTSKVSMDVTGGMSRKIKEAFNISKHGTDVFFVNGNIPKRIRNAINGKSFEGTIFRG; this is encoded by the coding sequence ATGATCTTGATAAAACTCGGGGGTTCAATAATTACCAACAAGGAAAAACCGTTAACATCAAATAGAAATTCAATAAGAAGAATTGCCACAAGTCTCAAAAATGTAAATGAACCACTTGTCATAGTACATGGAGGAGGTTCATTTGGGCATTATTGGTCGGTAAAGTATGATATGCATACAAGGCCAGAAAGACATCAAGCCAAAGGAGTTTCGGTTGTTAAAAATTCAATGATAGAACTGAACAGTATTGTACTTGAATCATTTTTGCAATCTGGTCTAAAACCATATTGTTTGCCACCAAGTGATTTTATGATTGGTGATAGACCACTAGTCAATAAAGTCAGGGAAATTCCCAAGATTGCAAAGACGGGATTAATGCCAATTTCTTATGGAGATGTCATGTGGTATGGAAAAAACAAATTTTACATCCTATCAGGAGACAGAATCATGGGAATTCTCTCCAAACTGTTACATCCTCGTCTAGCGATTTTTGTTACAAATGTGGATGGGGTGTATTTAGATATGAAAAGCAAAAAACTTTTGAAAGAAATTACAACAGAGAAACCAGTTACATCAAAAGTGTCAATGGATGTAACAGGCGGCATGTCTCGTAAAATAAAAGAGGCATTTAACATATCAAAGCATGGAACAGATGTTTTCTTTGTAAATGGAAACATTCCAAAGAGGATAAGAAATGCAATAAATGGCAAGAGTTTTGAGGGAACAATATTCAGAGGATAA
- the mvk gene encoding mevalonate kinase: protein MKSVASAPGKIILFGEHFVVHGTKAVLCSIDKRITATSQFVDERIVRIRSSLGEAEMDIDSLDNLENVQQKFMRPFFHVAKKTLMENSTKQGIEITIESEIPAGVGLGSSSSACVAVTASVNGLFRKLSSEEVVKIAIQAERTIFEQNSGADSSVSTFGGLVSYDLKSGFQPIPSRNDLSFIISNSAQVHNTQDVVRQVRQFKEKNEDLFNRLCKEEMDIINNAIISLRENNLNKLGLLMLKNHELLKQIGVSTEKIDLLIKEAKKTAHGAKITGAGGGGCIIALVDNSNIKDTLDNLRKISDCFIAKIDYDGLQYV, encoded by the coding sequence ATGAAATCTGTTGCGTCTGCTCCTGGCAAGATCATTCTTTTTGGAGAACATTTTGTGGTACATGGCACAAAAGCAGTCTTATGCTCCATAGACAAGAGAATAACTGCAACTTCACAATTTGTAGATGAGAGAATAGTCAGGATAAGATCTTCCTTGGGAGAAGCAGAGATGGACATAGACTCATTGGATAATTTGGAAAATGTGCAACAAAAATTTATGAGACCTTTTTTTCATGTAGCAAAAAAAACATTAATGGAGAACTCTACAAAACAAGGAATAGAGATAACCATAGAATCAGAGATACCTGCAGGAGTTGGACTTGGTTCATCGTCTTCTGCTTGCGTAGCAGTTACAGCCTCTGTCAATGGGTTGTTTCGTAAATTATCAAGTGAGGAAGTAGTGAAAATAGCTATACAGGCAGAGCGTACAATATTTGAACAAAATTCAGGAGCCGATTCCTCAGTTTCTACATTTGGTGGACTTGTGTCATATGATCTAAAGAGTGGATTTCAACCAATTCCATCAAGAAATGACCTGAGTTTCATAATATCAAATTCTGCACAAGTTCACAATACCCAAGATGTCGTAAGACAAGTCAGGCAATTTAAAGAAAAAAATGAAGATCTTTTCAACAGGTTATGCAAAGAAGAGATGGACATAATCAACAATGCAATAATATCTTTGAGGGAAAATAACTTGAATAAACTAGGTTTGTTGATGTTAAAAAATCATGAGTTATTAAAACAGATTGGAGTTTCAACAGAGAAAATAGATCTCTTGATCAAAGAAGCAAAAAAGACAGCACATGGTGCAAAGATAACAGGGGCAGGTGGTGGTGGATGTATTATTGCTCTTGTTGACAATTCTAACATCAAAGATACGCTTGATAATTTAAGAAAAATTTCAGATTGTTTTATAGCAAAGATAGATTATGACGGACTCCAGTATGTATAA
- the amrB gene encoding AmmeMemoRadiSam system protein B, whose translation MQVRTPAVAGMFYPKTSQELKSSIKNCFLHKYGPGILPPSTHDKKIIGAICPHAGYEYSGPIAANSYYAISSHRPELVIIIGPNHWAIGRDVATMKEGIWRTPIGDIEVDTDSAIKIGKISKLIEFDFFSHTRDHCLEVQIPMLQEIFSHKFKILPIILIDQSRHAAIKIGESVAMISKIKNTIIIGSSDFTHYEPNDFAHDQDKSLIDTIVNLDVDAFYEVLQEKKISACGYGAIASTMIACKKLGATKGTLIKYATSGDISGNNKDSVVGYASIVFS comes from the coding sequence ATGCAGGTAAGAACACCAGCTGTTGCTGGCATGTTCTATCCAAAAACAAGTCAAGAATTAAAATCAAGCATAAAAAATTGTTTTCTACACAAATATGGCCCGGGAATACTACCCCCCTCAACACATGATAAAAAAATTATTGGTGCAATATGCCCGCATGCGGGATATGAATATTCTGGTCCCATAGCTGCAAATTCATACTATGCAATATCATCACATAGACCTGAACTTGTAATAATCATAGGACCAAATCACTGGGCAATAGGAAGAGACGTTGCAACAATGAAGGAAGGAATATGGAGAACGCCTATTGGCGACATTGAGGTAGACACAGATTCTGCAATTAAGATTGGCAAGATTTCAAAATTGATAGAGTTTGATTTTTTTTCTCATACAAGAGATCATTGTTTGGAGGTACAGATCCCGATGCTTCAGGAAATATTTTCGCATAAATTTAAGATTTTACCCATAATCTTAATTGATCAGAGTCGCCATGCCGCAATCAAAATTGGTGAGTCAGTAGCAATGATTTCAAAAATTAAAAATACCATAATAATTGGTTCTTCGGATTTTACTCATTACGAACCAAATGATTTTGCACATGATCAGGACAAATCTTTGATAGACACGATAGTGAATCTAGATGTAGACGCATTTTATGAGGTATTGCAAGAAAAAAAGATTAGCGCATGCGGTTATGGAGCGATCGCTTCCACCATGATAGCCTGTAAGAAACTTGGAGCAACCAAGGGGACCTTGATCAAATATGCCACTAGTGGAGACATATCAGGAAACAACAAGGATTCAGTGGTAGGATATGCATCGATAGTGTTTTCATGA
- the rpsB gene encoding 30S ribosomal protein S2, whose translation MSKQEDFEHMEKYVLSTGIRVGTQVKTKFMTPFVTKATNEGLYIIDSKKTLSRIQTAAKFINRADITKILVCSGREYASTPVEKFCEVTGATPMLGRFMPGTLTNPSLPYYREPELVFVSDPQVDEQAVVEATNAGIPVIGISNTDNVTSKIDLVIPANNRGRKSLAATYWLLAREILIQKGKLKNLESMKYQIDDFETKITEEELEEETERMHPPRIRSQRQ comes from the coding sequence ATGAGCAAACAAGAAGATTTTGAGCACATGGAAAAGTATGTGCTGTCCACAGGAATAAGGGTAGGCACACAAGTAAAAACAAAATTCATGACGCCATTTGTCACCAAGGCAACAAATGAAGGACTTTACATTATTGATAGCAAAAAAACATTATCCAGGATTCAAACAGCTGCCAAGTTCATCAACAGGGCAGATATTACAAAAATTTTAGTTTGTTCTGGCAGAGAATATGCTAGCACTCCTGTTGAGAAATTCTGTGAGGTTACTGGTGCAACCCCCATGCTTGGAAGATTCATGCCAGGGACTCTAACAAATCCATCATTACCTTACTACAGAGAACCAGAACTAGTTTTTGTATCAGATCCTCAAGTAGATGAACAGGCCGTTGTAGAAGCTACTAATGCAGGAATACCAGTAATAGGAATTTCCAATACAGACAATGTTACCTCCAAGATTGATTTGGTAATTCCCGCAAACAATAGGGGAAGAAAATCCCTAGCTGCGACCTATTGGCTTTTAGCAAGGGAGATATTAATACAGAAAGGCAAGTTAAAAAATTTAGAATCGATGAAATATCAAATAGACGATTTTGAGACTAAAATAACAGAAGAAGAATTAGAGGAGGAAACCGAAAGGATGCACCCTCCAAGAATTAGATCACAGAGGCAATAA